From the genome of Spirosomataceae bacterium TFI 002, one region includes:
- a CDS encoding DNA binding domain-containing protein, excisionase family, whose translation MKPLSNNLNVHLFSLTIGEFVQLQKSLISEEIKNISPKTGEDQQKSLFNFNQAAEYLNVSKPTFSKLRKSGKIKGMKVSENRILFSKVDLDMYLQNCREN comes from the coding sequence ATGAAACCACTATCAAACAACTTAAACGTGCACCTTTTCTCATTGACAATCGGTGAATTTGTTCAATTACAAAAGAGTCTAATCAGTGAAGAAATAAAGAATATCTCTCCTAAAACTGGAGAAGATCAACAGAAAAGTCTTTTTAATTTTAATCAAGCCGCTGAATACTTAAATGTCTCAAAACCCACTTTCTCCAAACTTAGGAAAAGTGGCAAAATCAAAGGGATGAAAGTCTCCGAAAACAGAATCTTATTCTCAAAAGTAGACTTAGACATGTATCTTCAAAATTGTCGTGAAAACTAG